The following DNA comes from Methanorbis furvi.
TCCAGCATCACGGTTCCCATTCCGTCGCGGCGGGCAACATTCTTCGCCCCGCCTTCGGGAAGGAAGCCTGCTTTCTCGGTAATTTTATCGGCCACCCTGATAGCATCGGTGTAGTCGCCGCGGACAGCTACCAGTTTGATTTTTTCCGGATTCTTTGGCTCGGCCACGGTCCAGAGATTTTTCGTTGCATCCTCAGGAACGACGATGACTACAGGCGTTTCAAATCTCGCCGCCATCTCAGCAAACGCCCGGCCGGTGTTGCCGGCGGAAGCCACGACCAGAGTTCCTCCGCCGTTCTCCGAGAGCCGGACGGTGGTCGGCAGAGCCTCCAGCTCCTTGAACGAGCCGGTCGGAACAAGACATTGCCGCTCAGGATAATAGCCGGTAAACGTCACCCACAGATTCGGCAGCCCGAGTTCGCGGCAGAGCTCTTCGCTCTGAAACGTCATGGGCCGTGACTCTGTCGGCAGGACTCCGTGAACCGGCAGCCAGTCGATGTACCGGAAAATTCCCGGTAGTTCGGGACGAACCGTTAATTGTCTCGCCGCGTACTCGGTCCGCAGCAGCCCTGCGTGTTTATCGCAGGAGAGTGTGTAATGTTCCGGCAGAACTTCGCCGCCGGAGACACATCTGAGAATATACTCTCCCATCTCAGACACCTCCAAACCGCCACGACCCGGAACGAATTCTGTCGCGGAGAGTGCGTGCCGCAAGCTCTCCACGCACGCGGTCGGACTGCCGGAGAACAATTTTGATCTCTCCGGAACTGGTTCGAAGTGTCCCGCTGTTCGCTGAGTATGCGCCCGCGGGACACGCCGTCACGCAGGTCAGACAGCCCATGCAGGATTTGGTGATGGACAAGTCCTCGCGAATTGCCCCCCGCGGGCAGAGGTCCCGGCACCGGCTACACTCTGGTGTGCACTTTGTCGGATCCACACGAATGCGGGCATCACCGCTCCATGCATTCATATACGTTGCTGCATCAAACGCTGTCCGGTTCATCACATCAGCAACCGGTAGTGAAATAGTTTCATCGAGGACCGACAGTGCGGCAAGAGCCGCGTCATCAGTTACAGGGATTGCGGTCGCAACCGAAGTGAGGCATTCGCATGCGGTCGGCATCTTGAATCCGCCCATGAGATTTGAATCCATGCCTTTCATGTCCGCGGCCAGGGAGAGATTTGGTTTTGCCGCAGAACTCCGCGTGCCAGTTCCGAGAATAATTCCCTGAGCCCCGTTGACAAGAGCTCCGGTTCCGGGCGTGTGGAATCTGAGGGTTGGATCATTTTCGAGCGGATTGATCTCGCCGCAGCCGGAGAATGTTGCTTCACTCATGTTTCCCTGCATCGGTGTCACGGAAAATATCGTGGTGATTTCATCTGGTGAGGGATTGACA
Coding sequences within:
- a CDS encoding cysteate synthase, whose protein sequence is MGEYILRCVSGGEVLPEHYTLSCDKHAGLLRTEYAARQLTVRPELPGIFRYIDWLPVHGVLPTESRPMTFQSEELCRELGLPNLWVTFTGYYPERQCLVPTGSFKELEALPTTVRLSENGGGTLVVASAGNTGRAFAEMAARFETPVVIVVPEDATKNLWTVAEPKNPEKIKLVAVRGDYTDAIRVADKITEKAGFLPEGGAKNVARRDGMGTVMLDAAITIGRMPDHYFQAIGSGTGGISAWEAAMRLWEDGRFGSAVPKLHLAQNAPFVPMVNAWKEKRSQVLETDMPNAAEAIRQVSAHVLTNREPAYSIPGGVFEAMMYCGGNMYAVENEDAADAGRLFADAECGIDLDPAAEVATAALISAVESGAVDRSSTITLNITGGGYARAREDFSLSRVPVAFTVNADEVPEL
- a CDS encoding methanogenesis marker 16 metalloprotein gives rise to the protein MKSIEDINTKVAGKTAVVLTASELKKRIRAGDAVTAEDVDVVTCGTFGIMSGTAAVIAFQATEPGAFRHATGMTLNGVPAHLGPCPNESNGHVDAMVYGTAASSRAGYGGGHLFADLVDKKSVEAVIETDAGTITKTITIDEMSSARMIVTRGAFKNYMAFVNPSPDEITTIFSVTPMQGNMSEATFSGCGEINPLENDPTLRFHTPGTGALVNGAQGIILGTGTRSSAAKPNLSLAADMKGMDSNLMGGFKMPTACECLTSVATAIPVTDDAALAALSVLDETISLPVADVMNRTAFDAATYMNAWSGDARIRVDPTKCTPECSRCRDLCPRGAIREDLSITKSCMGCLTCVTACPAGAYSANSGTLRTSSGEIKIVLRQSDRVRGELAARTLRDRIRSGSWRFGGV